The Clostridiisalibacter paucivorans DSM 22131 DNA window TTTAGAGATAGATCCTGATAAAAAAGTTTATGATATGCCTGTGGCTGAAAAACAAAGATTAGAGATACTAAAAGTTCTTTACAGAGGTTCAAAGATACTGATATTAGACGAGCCTACTGCAGTATTAACTCCTCAAGAAACGAAAAAATTATTTGATATTATACGAAAAATGAAATCAGAAGGCTGTGCTGTAATAATTATAACCCATAAATTAAATGAGGTAATGGATATAAGTGATAAGATAACAGTGTTGAGAAAGGGAGAGGCTATAAAGACATTAGAAAAAGTGGAAACAAACTCAAAAGAGTTGGCAGATTTGATGGTAGGAAGACAAGTCAATTTATCTATAAATAGAACATTTATAGAAGAGAAAAAGACTATATTAAAAGTAGAGAATATATCTGCTGTAAATAGAGATAATACAAAAATATTAAATAATATATCTTTTGAATTAAATAGTGGAGAGATATTAGGAGTGGCAGGTGTGGCTGGCAGTGGACAAAAGGAATTGTGTGAAGCCATAGCAGGTTTAAACTATATAGATGAAGGCAGTATTGTATATAAGGGTGAAAATATTGTAGGAAAATCAGCTAGAGATATTATAAATATGGGTATAAGTATGAGCTTTGTTCCTGAAGATAGATTGGGAATGGGACTAGTAGGTTCTATGGATATAGTAGATAATGTATTGCTCAAGAACTATCAAAAATCTTCTAGTATTTTGATTGATAGAAAGCCCATAAGAAATAAGTCAAAAAATATAATAGATAAATTGGGTATAGTTACTCCCAGTATGAATCATCCAGTAAGGCAGCTTTCTGGTGGAAATATACAAAAGGTTTTACTGGGAAGAGAGATAGATAATCAACCAGACCTTATGATAACTGCATACCCTGCAAGGGGACTTGATGTTGGTTCTGCTTATATGGTATATGATTTATTGAATAAACAAAAAGAGAAAGGTGTAGGTATATTATTTATTGGAGAAGATTTAGATGTGCTTCTTGAATTAAGTGATAGGATAATGGTTCTATGTGAAGGAAAGGTCACTGGTATTGTATCAGCTACTTATGTAACTAAGGAAGATTTGGGTCTTATGATGGCTGGAGAAACTTTCAAGAGAGGAAATGATATGGTTGTATAGAATAGCTAAGAAAACAGAAATGGACAATAAGAAAGTAATCATTATAAGGGTTGCTGCGGTATTTGCTGCATTATTTACATCTGGATTATTTATACTGTTTTTAAATCATAATCCCATAGAAGTTTATACCTCAATGCTCAAAGGTTCCTTTGGTTCATTATATAGGTTTAGAGAGACCATAGTAA harbors:
- a CDS encoding ABC transporter ATP-binding protein, giving the protein MENLPLIYMDEISKTFGKIIANKNITFKVKSGEIHSILGENGAGKSTLMNILSGIYKPDSGSIYIQGEKVFLNSPKDAIEIGIGMIHQHFKLVDVLTAKENIIAGQRGTLFINGKKLSREIKNISEKYGLEIDPDKKVYDMPVAEKQRLEILKVLYRGSKILILDEPTAVLTPQETKKLFDIIRKMKSEGCAVIIITHKLNEVMDISDKITVLRKGEAIKTLEKVETNSKELADLMVGRQVNLSINRTFIEEKKTILKVENISAVNRDNTKILNNISFELNSGEILGVAGVAGSGQKELCEAIAGLNYIDEGSIVYKGENIVGKSARDIINMGISMSFVPEDRLGMGLVGSMDIVDNVLLKNYQKSSSILIDRKPIRNKSKNIIDKLGIVTPSMNHPVRQLSGGNIQKVLLGREIDNQPDLMITAYPARGLDVGSAYMVYDLLNKQKEKGVGILFIGEDLDVLLELSDRIMVLCEGKVTGIVSATYVTKEDLGLMMAGETFKRGNDMVV